One genomic window of Glycine max cultivar Williams 82 chromosome 16, Glycine_max_v4.0, whole genome shotgun sequence includes the following:
- the LOC106796500 gene encoding toll/interleukin-1 receptor-like protein, with protein MMFDFDLVGTSNHRKGSSLSSSSFSYGWTYDVFLSFRGSDTRHGFTGHLYKALCDKGINTFIDDEELQRGEEITPTLMKAIEESRIAIPIFSKNYASSRFCLDELVHIVACSKEMRRLILPVFYDVDPSHVRHQMGSYEEALNSLKDRFKDDKEKLQKWRTALRQAADLSGYHFKPGNENEYDFIGKIVKEVSQKINRTLLHVVDYPVGLESRVLQVISLLDDG; from the exons ATGATGTTTGACTTTGATTTAGTGGGTACGAGCAATCATAGAAAGGGATCGTCATTGTCCTCCTCTTCCTTTAGCTATGGATGGACATATGATGTGTTTCTCAGCTTTAGAGGTTCAGATACTCGCCATGGTTTTACGGGTCATCTCTACAAAGCTCTCTGTGATAAAGGAATCAATACTTTCATTGACGATGAGGAGCTTCAAAGAGGAGAGGAGATCACACCAACACTTATGAAGGCGATTGAAGAGTCCAGGATTGCCATCCCTATCTTCTCTAAGAACTATGCTTCTTCCAGGTTTTGCTTAGATGAACTTGTACACATAGTTGCTTGTTCTAAGGAAATGCGTCGGTTGATTTTGCCGGTTTTCTATGATGTTGATCCCTCTCATGTGAGACATCAGATGGGTAGCTATGAAGAAGCACTGAATAGCCTGAAAGACAGATTCAAGGATGACAAAGAGAAATTGCAGAAATGGAGGACTGCTCTACGTCAAGCAGCTGACTTGTCTGGTTATCATTTTAAACCTGG GAATGAAAATGAATACGATTTTATTGGGAAGATTGTTAAAGAGGTCTCCCAAAAAATTAATCGCACTCTTTTACATGTTGTGGATTACCCTGTTGGATTGGAGTCTCGAGTGCTACAGGTAATCTCACTTTTAGATGATGGTTGA
- the LOC100804616 gene encoding disease resistance protein RUN1 yields MVGIHGIGGVGKTTIARAVYNLIADQFEGLCFLDNVRENSIKHGLVHLQETLLSKTVGDSSIKLGSVHEGIPIIKHRFNLKKVLLVIDDVDDLNQLQATVGGTDWFGSASRVIITTRDKHLLTCHGVTSTYEVDGLNKEEALKLLSGTAFKIDKVDPCYMRILNRVVTYASGLPLALMVIGSNLFGKSIEEWESSIDQYERIPNKKIQGVLKVSFDSLEEDEQQIFLDIACCFKGYHLSRIKEILFSHHGFCPQYAIGVLTDKTLIKINEYGCVTMHDLIEDMGKEIVRQESPEEPGNRSRLWCPEDIVQVLEENKGTSRIQIINLYCFKYRGVVEWDGMAFEKMNNLKRLIIESGSFTTGPKHLPNSLRVLEWWDYPSPSLPIDFNPKKLVKLELLGSCLMSLDLFMSKKMFVNMRVLNFSDSQNITEIPDLCGVPNLQELSFCNCENLIKIHESVGFLDKLKILYADGCSKLTSFPPIKLTSLEELKLSYCGSLECFPEILGKMENVTSLDIKNSPIKELPSSIQNLTQLQRIKLKNGGIIQLPSSIFGMKELRYFIVKKCEGLLLSKENEGEAQMSSMVFRNPIDFLDLSHSNISDEFLLRGLPLFANVKELHLRGDDFTILPACIKELQFLTEIYLEVCENLKKIRGIPPNLETLCVTDCTSLRCLDLTLLPSCTKECRFLRKLFLSGCDNLKKIKGIPLNIEELDVECCISLKVIDFTPPPACTRECRILSTLNFDYCSDLEQIKGIPSNVGKFSAINCEYLTSECRSMLLNKELHEADGYKLFRLPGTSIPEWFEHCINGSSISFWFRNKFPVISLSCVFAGLELYAGVWFTLIINGNKYLSPHIFLADLSSDLLCICDHIEELFYDLVLSENEWNHVVCTTSWVPQPIKQIGIHVLKQGSNMEDIQFRNPLLLKEKRDFHNLPTWGKKKRLVFVSSRK; encoded by the exons ATGGTAGGAATCCATGGAATTGGTGGGGTAGGAAAAACAACAATTGCTCGAGCAGTTTATAATTTGATTGCTGATCAATTTGAAGGGTTGTGTTTTCTTGATAATGTGAGAGAAAACTCAATTAAACATGGATTGGTGCATCTCCAAGAGACACTTCTTTCTAAAACAGTTGGAGACAGTAGTATTAAGTTAGGAAGTGTTCACGAAGGAATTCCAATAATAAAGCATAGGTTCAACCTAAAGAAGGTTCTTTTGGTTATTGATGATGTTGACGATCTAAATCAGTTGCAGGCAACTGTTGGAGGGACCGATTGGTTTGGTTCTGCCAGCAGAGTCATCATTACCACTCGAGACAAGCATTTACTAACATGCCATGGGGTTACAAGCACATATGAGGTTGATGGGTTAAATAAGGAAGAGGCTCTTAAATTGCTTAGTGGGACTGCTTTCAAAATTGACAAAGTTGATCCATGCTATATGAGAATTTTAAACCGTGTGGTAACTTATGCTTCTGGCCTTCCACTGGCTTTGATGGTAATAGGTTCCAACTTGTTTGGAAAAAGCATAGAAGAATGGGAATCTTCCATAGATCAGTATGAGAGAATTCCTAATAAAAAGATTCAAGGCGTACTCAAAGTAAGTTTTGATTCTTTAGAAGAAGATGAACAACAAATTTTTCTTGATATTGCTTGTTGCTTCAAAGGATATCATTTGTCACGTATCAAAGAAATTCTTTTTAGTCATCACGGTTTCTGCCCACAATATGCTATTGGAGTGTTGACTGACAAAACCCTCATAAAGATTAATGAATATGGTTGCGTGACAATGCATGACTTGATAGAGGACATGGGTAAAGAAATTGTCCGACAGGAATCACCAGAAGAACCTGGAAATCGCAGTAGGTTATGGTGTCCTGAAGATATAGTTCAAGTCTTAGAAGAAAATAAG ggAACTAGTAGAATTCAAATCATAAATCTGTATTGTTTCAAATATCGCGGAGTAGTAGAATGGGATGGAATGGCCTTCGAAAAGATGAATAACCTCAAAAGACTTATCATAGAAAGTGGTAGCTTTACCACAGGTCCCAAACATCTTCCAAATAGTTTAAGAGTATTAGAATGGTGGGACTATCCTTCACCATCTTTACCAATTGATTTTAATCCAAAGAAACTTGTCAAACTAGAGTTACTCGGTAGTTGCTTAATGTCTCTTGATTTGTTCATGTCAAAGAAG ATGTTCGTGAATATGAGAGTTTTGAATTTTTCTGATTCTCAAAATATAACAGAGATACCTGACCTATGTGGTGTCCCAAATTTACAAGAATTATCATTTTGCAATTgtgagaatttaattaaaattcatgaatCGGTTGGATTTCTGGATAAACTTAAAATCTTGTATGCTGATGGCTGCAGCAAGCTTACGAGTTTTCCGCCAATCAAATTGACCTCTCTTGAAGAACTTAAACTTTCATACTGTGGTAGTCTTGAGTGTTTTCCAGAAATATTAGGGAAGATGGAAAATGTAACTTCCCTTGATATTAAAAACAGTCCCATAAAAGAATTGCCATCTTCAATTCAAAATCTCACTCAACTTCAAAGGATTAAACTGAAGAATGGTGGAATTATTCAGTTACCAAGTAGCATTTTTGGGATGAAAGAACTTcgttattttattgttaaaaaatgtgAGGGGTTGCTACTATCCAAAGAGAACGAGGGGGAAGCACAAATGAGCTCAATGGTCTTTAGAAATCCCATTGATTTTCTTGATCTTTCACATTCCAATATATCAGACGAATTCCTTCTAAGAGGTCTCCCTTTGTTTGCCAATGTGAAAGAATTACACCTAAGAGGGGATGATTTCACAATTCTTCCAGCATGCATTAAAGAACTTCAGTTTTTGACAGAAATTTATTTGGAAGTTTGTgagaatcttaaaaaaattagagggaTTCCACCTAATTTAGAAACACTCTGCGTAACAGATTGCACATCCTTGAGATGTTTGGACCTCACACTTCTTCCTTCATGCACCAAAGAATGTCGCTTTTTAAGGAAGCTTTTTTTATCTGGTTGcgataatcttaaaaaaattaaagggatTCCACTGAACATAGAAGAATTGGATGTAGAATGCTGCATATCCTTGAAAGTTATAGATTTTACTCCTCCTCCTGCATGCACCCGAGAATGTCGCATTTTGAGTACacttaattttgattattgttCGGATCTTGAACAAATAAAAGGGATTCCCTCCAACGTTGGAAAATTTTCTGCAATAAACTGCGAATACTTGACTTCTGAGTGTAGAAGCATGTTACTGAATAAG GAATTGCATGAGGCCGATGGATACAAATTGTTTCGTTTGCCAGGAACAAGCATTCCAGAGTGGTTTGAGCATTGTATCAATGGATCATCAATTTCTTTCTGGTTTCGTAACAAGTTCCCTGTGATATCTCTATCTTGTGTTTTTGCTGGACTGGAGTTATATGCAGGAGTATGGTTCACACTTATCATCAATGGTAACAAATATTTATCCCCTCATATTTTCTTGGCGGATCTATCCAGTGATCTTCTGTGTATATGTGATCACATTGAGGAACTATTCTACGACCTTGTTCTTTCGGAAAATGAATGGAATCATGTGGTGTGTACTACATCATGGGTACCCCAACCAATCAAACAAATTGGAATCCATGTACTAAAACAAGGAAGCAACATGGAGGACATCCAATTTAGGAATCCGCTATTGTTGAAAGAAAAGCGAGATTTTCACAATTTACCAACATGGGGGAAAAAGAAGAGACTGGTGTTTGTCTCTTCCCGGAAATGA